One Prunus dulcis chromosome 7, ALMONDv2, whole genome shotgun sequence DNA segment encodes these proteins:
- the LOC117634679 gene encoding uncharacterized protein LOC117634679 isoform X3, which translates to MATSNANADIANNNSLWPSIPSSSYGDPCLDLFFNALRPEWRDANPCLTHLEQLLPLAWSHNPLTTLKLIFTFNSKDFSDTKFDTAVLWLHHNHPKTLLRNLHSIANLPLVRYPRHWGWWYNLVQILYKVLVPKSDDDQDDDAAAHLRLHPERYDCHPDYRLLHDRVIDIFVECLKSDTDKMNSDLLVSRPAECCTSTRLGHDHWTGTIFLLESIARRLAPPELDQSQQWKLKWLRNEFLGPMTIYYNAESPVWLRSI; encoded by the coding sequence ATGGCTACTTCCAACGCCAACGCTGACATTGCCAACAACAACAGCCTCTGGCCTAGTATTCCCTCCTCCTCCTACGGTGACCCCTGCCTTGATCTCTTCTTCAACGCCCTCAGACCAGAATGGAGAGATGCTAACCCCTGCCTTACACATCTGGAGCAACTGCTCCCCTTGGCCTGGTCCCATAATCCCCTCACCACCCTCAAGCTCATCTTCACCTTCAATTCAAAAGATTTTTCTGACACAAAGTTCGACACGGCCGTGCTTTGGCTCCACCACAACCACCCCAAGACTCTATTACGCAACCTCCACTCTATTGCCAACTTGCCTCTGGTCCGCTATCCCCGCCATTGGGGTTGGTGGTACAACCTTGTCCAAATTCTCTACAAGGTTCTTGTTCCGAAATCAGACGACGACCAAGATGACGACGCTGCTGCACATCTGCGTCTTCATCCTGAGAGGTACGACTGTCACCCGGATTATAGGTTGTTACACGATCGAGTTATTGATATTTTCGTGGAGTGTTTGAAGTCTGATACGGACAAAATGAATTCGGATCTTTTGGTATCCAGGCCTGCAGAGTGTTGCACTTCCACACGACTCGGGCACGATCACTGGACCGGCACCATTTTTCTGCTTGAAAGCATCGCCAGAAGGCTTGCCCCGCCAGAATTAGATCAATCACAACAGTGGAAGTTGAAATGGCTACGGAATGAGTTTTTGGGGCCCATGACCATTTACTACAATGCCGAGAGCCCTGTGTGGTTAAGAAGTATATGA
- the LOC117634679 gene encoding uncharacterized protein LOC117634679 isoform X1 encodes MMIQMNKAVEPGQACLTSVNRYKAAAAGGCHRNRNLVNDVGKRKLGGNIFISSPSQLVVAPTTPIERRRLMATSNANADIANNNSLWPSIPSSSYGDPCLDLFFNALRPEWRDANPCLTHLEQLLPLAWSHNPLTTLKLIFTFNSKDFSDTKFDTAVLWLHHNHPKTLLRNLHSIANLPLVRYPRHWGWWYNLVQILYKVLVPKSDDDQDDDAAAHLRLHPERYDCHPDYRLLHDRVIDIFVECLKSDTDKMNSDLLVSRPAECCTSTRLGHDHWTGTIFLLESIARRLAPPELDQSQQWKLKWLRNEFLGPMTIYYNAESPVWLRSI; translated from the coding sequence ATGATGATTCAGATGAATAAAGCAGTGGAGCCGGGGCAAGCGTGTTTGACGAGTGTGAATCGGTacaaagcagcagcagcaggagGATGCCACCGAAACCGAAACCTTGTCAATGACGTTGGCAAACGCAAATTAGGCGgcaatattttcatttcttcaccCTCACAACTAGTAGTAGCTCCAACCACACCAATAGAAAGAAGGAGATTAATGGCTACTTCCAACGCCAACGCTGACATTGCCAACAACAACAGCCTCTGGCCTAGTATTCCCTCCTCCTCCTACGGTGACCCCTGCCTTGATCTCTTCTTCAACGCCCTCAGACCAGAATGGAGAGATGCTAACCCCTGCCTTACACATCTGGAGCAACTGCTCCCCTTGGCCTGGTCCCATAATCCCCTCACCACCCTCAAGCTCATCTTCACCTTCAATTCAAAAGATTTTTCTGACACAAAGTTCGACACGGCCGTGCTTTGGCTCCACCACAACCACCCCAAGACTCTATTACGCAACCTCCACTCTATTGCCAACTTGCCTCTGGTCCGCTATCCCCGCCATTGGGGTTGGTGGTACAACCTTGTCCAAATTCTCTACAAGGTTCTTGTTCCGAAATCAGACGACGACCAAGATGACGACGCTGCTGCACATCTGCGTCTTCATCCTGAGAGGTACGACTGTCACCCGGATTATAGGTTGTTACACGATCGAGTTATTGATATTTTCGTGGAGTGTTTGAAGTCTGATACGGACAAAATGAATTCGGATCTTTTGGTATCCAGGCCTGCAGAGTGTTGCACTTCCACACGACTCGGGCACGATCACTGGACCGGCACCATTTTTCTGCTTGAAAGCATCGCCAGAAGGCTTGCCCCGCCAGAATTAGATCAATCACAACAGTGGAAGTTGAAATGGCTACGGAATGAGTTTTTGGGGCCCATGACCATTTACTACAATGCCGAGAGCCCTGTGTGGTTAAGAAGTATATGA
- the LOC117634679 gene encoding uncharacterized protein LOC117634679 isoform X2, with product MMIQMNKAVEPGQACLTSVNRYKAAAAGGCHRNRNLVNDVGKRKLGGNIFISSPSQLVVAPTTPIERRRLMATSNANADIANNNSLWPSIPSSSYGDPCLDLFFNALRPEWRDANPCLTHLEQLLPLAWSHNPLTTLKLIFTFNSKDFSDTKFDTAVLWLHHNHPKTLLRNLHSIANLPLVRYPRHWGWWYNLVQILYKVLVPKSDDDQDDDAAAHLRLHPERPAECCTSTRLGHDHWTGTIFLLESIARRLAPPELDQSQQWKLKWLRNEFLGPMTIYYNAESPVWLRSI from the exons ATGATGATTCAGATGAATAAAGCAGTGGAGCCGGGGCAAGCGTGTTTGACGAGTGTGAATCGGTacaaagcagcagcagcaggagGATGCCACCGAAACCGAAACCTTGTCAATGACGTTGGCAAACGCAAATTAGGCGgcaatattttcatttcttcaccCTCACAACTAGTAGTAGCTCCAACCACACCAATAGAAAGAAGGAGATTAATGGCTACTTCCAACGCCAACGCTGACATTGCCAACAACAACAGCCTCTGGCCTAGTATTCCCTCCTCCTCCTACGGTGACCCCTGCCTTGATCTCTTCTTCAACGCCCTCAGACCAGAATGGAGAGATGCTAACCCCTGCCTTACACATCTGGAGCAACTGCTCCCCTTGGCCTGGTCCCATAATCCCCTCACCACCCTCAAGCTCATCTTCACCTTCAATTCAAAAGATTTTTCTGACACAAAGTTCGACACGGCCGTGCTTTGGCTCCACCACAACCACCCCAAGACTCTATTACGCAACCTCCACTCTATTGCCAACTTGCCTCTGGTCCGCTATCCCCGCCATTGGGGTTGGTGGTACAACCTTGTCCAAATTCTCTACAAGGTTCTTGTTCCGAAATCAGACGACGACCAAGATGACGACGCTGCTGCACATCTGCGTCTTCATCCTGAGAG GCCTGCAGAGTGTTGCACTTCCACACGACTCGGGCACGATCACTGGACCGGCACCATTTTTCTGCTTGAAAGCATCGCCAGAAGGCTTGCCCCGCCAGAATTAGATCAATCACAACAGTGGAAGTTGAAATGGCTACGGAATGAGTTTTTGGGGCCCATGACCATTTACTACAATGCCGAGAGCCCTGTGTGGTTAAGAAGTATATGA
- the LOC117634681 gene encoding uncharacterized protein LOC117634681 — translation MLRQRLIQTLRTRGGSATGPSRWTSPGHEEQPKGYLFNRTPLSPGQTRKWEDWELPCYVTSFLTIVILGVGLNAKPDLTIETWAHQKALERLEIEQAGLSVAGSSESD, via the coding sequence ATGCTCCGCCAGCGCCTCATCCAGACTCTCCGAACTCGCGGCGGTTCAGCCACAGGTCCGAGCCGGTGGACCAGCCCGGGCCACGAGGAGCAACCCAAAGGTTACCTCTTCAACCGGACCCCGCTGTCCCCAGGCCAGACTCGAAAATGGGAGGACTGGGAGCTCCCTTGCTACGTCACCAGCTTCCTCACCATCGTTATCCTTGGCGTCGGCCTCAACGCTAAGCCCGATCTCACCATCGAGACCTGGGCCCACCAGAAAGCCCTCGAACGGCTCGAGATCGAGCAGGCCGGCCTTTCTGTTGCTGGGTCGTCTGAATCTGACTGA